In one window of Paraflavitalea soli DNA:
- a CDS encoding sensor histidine kinase, translated as MMAIKRRWLYHPLFRLLQHLGFWVLSYVVFVRLFTTGIRPEKIDYIYSALFHATIVPAVYINLGWLLPRLANHRRGVLYVGATVALVLIFSWLNYSFFQDWSKYLLPNYFFISYFTVWEVSLFFVVYLVVTSLLKLSRSWFVVNDLQRRLLHMEAEKAQIELKALKAQVNPHFLFNTLNGIYSMTLDKDERLPTTILQLSHLMRYFLYESGEDLVPLEKEWQMVGDYIALQRIRSNDGLQLEKTLEGEIREQRIAPLMLVTFLENAFKHGAKGNMGAVGIHLRLEILPHKIRFRIENTRGQGAEVGDTQFKGMGLDNVKRRLELLYPGRHELLIRETADNFIVTLELQL; from the coding sequence ATGATGGCCATCAAACGTCGCTGGTTGTATCATCCCTTATTCCGGTTATTACAGCACCTGGGTTTCTGGGTGCTGTCTTACGTTGTTTTTGTACGGCTTTTTACAACCGGGATTCGACCTGAAAAGATCGATTATATTTATTCGGCGCTGTTCCATGCCACCATTGTGCCGGCGGTGTATATTAACCTGGGCTGGCTGTTGCCGCGCCTGGCCAATCACCGGCGGGGGGTGTTGTACGTAGGGGCCACGGTAGCATTGGTGCTAATATTCAGTTGGCTAAACTATTCTTTTTTTCAGGACTGGTCGAAGTACCTGCTGCCCAATTACTTTTTTATCTCTTATTTCACGGTATGGGAAGTGAGTCTGTTTTTTGTGGTGTACCTGGTTGTTACTTCGCTGCTGAAACTATCGCGTTCCTGGTTTGTGGTGAATGACCTGCAAAGGCGTTTGCTGCACATGGAAGCGGAGAAAGCACAGATCGAGTTGAAGGCTTTGAAAGCGCAGGTAAACCCTCATTTTCTCTTTAATACATTAAATGGGATCTATTCGATGACGCTGGATAAAGATGAGCGGCTACCCACTACGATATTGCAACTTTCGCACCTGATGCGCTATTTCCTGTATGAGTCGGGAGAAGACCTGGTGCCACTGGAAAAGGAATGGCAGATGGTAGGAGATTATATTGCGCTGCAACGCATTCGCTCGAATGATGGCCTGCAATTGGAAAAAACGCTGGAGGGAGAGATAAGGGAGCAGCGTATTGCTCCGCTCATGCTGGTGACCTTCCTGGAAAATGCCTTTAAGCATGGGGCCAAAGGGAATATGGGAGCTGTTGGTATACACCTGCGGCTGGAGATACTACCGCATAAGATCCGTTTCAGGATAGAAAATACACGAGGACAGGGGGCGGAAGTGGGGGATACGCAGTTTAAAGGGATGGGGCTTGATAATGTAAAGCGCCGGCTGGAATTGTTGTATCCCGGAAGGCATGAGCTGCTGATCCGGGAAACGGCAGATAATTTTATTGTAACGCTTGAATTACAACTATGA